The following proteins are encoded in a genomic region of Ornithinibacillus sp. 4-3:
- a CDS encoding PadR family transcriptional regulator encodes MEGRLSSDILRGHTDTIVLASLQKRDRYGFEIYNRVLQKTNNLYELKETTLYSSYKRLEKDGFIESYWGDETQGGRRKYYRITDVGRLLYQQKLKDYEFTKQILEKLFMEE; translated from the coding sequence ATGGAAGGAAGATTATCAAGTGATATTTTACGTGGTCACACAGATACAATTGTGCTTGCAAGTTTACAAAAACGTGATCGTTATGGGTTTGAAATTTATAATCGCGTATTACAGAAGACAAATAACTTATATGAATTGAAAGAAACAACACTTTATTCTAGTTATAAACGCTTGGAAAAAGACGGATTCATTGAATCTTATTGGGGAGATGAAACCCAGGGCGGTCGGAGAAAATATTATCGAATCACAGATGTTGGCCGCTTATTATATCAACAAAAACTGAAGGACTATGAGTTTACCAAGCAAATTTTAGAAAAATTATTTATGGAGGAGTAA
- a CDS encoding permease prefix domain 1-containing protein → MELKLFIDKAFEAYEDTAELHDFKEELLTNLQERVDNLIASGTTRNDAMKKIEIEFADVNKIADEMSLSKKKEVFEYQYMSLRHFISKPRAAIYTILAVLTLFGIIIAFQGFFASNKIEAFIGSLFVFLAIPIAGFVYMALTQETATRNPMRPVRASIYGIATFVLLFGALLVPMLIFGEAKSLAAAFGVLIPFALPSIGVLSYLIITEADHRKSWVKKVETAEMEWAKEFQNSGNAAAFGIITAAIWVLAIGAFVLLLLLKLWIYSWIPFVLAFALMMFALAFYMKKK, encoded by the coding sequence ATGGAATTAAAATTGTTTATTGATAAAGCATTTGAAGCTTATGAAGATACTGCTGAATTACATGATTTCAAAGAAGAATTATTAACCAATCTCCAAGAACGGGTTGATAATTTAATCGCTTCAGGTACCACAAGAAATGATGCAATGAAAAAAATTGAAATAGAATTTGCTGATGTAAATAAAATCGCTGATGAAATGAGTTTATCAAAAAAGAAAGAAGTATTTGAATATCAATACATGTCATTACGTCACTTTATCTCAAAACCTAGAGCAGCAATTTATACTATCTTAGCAGTGCTGACATTATTTGGAATCATTATTGCTTTCCAAGGATTTTTTGCATCCAATAAAATTGAAGCTTTTATCGGTTCCCTATTCGTATTCCTAGCTATCCCAATAGCAGGATTCGTGTACATGGCATTAACACAAGAAACAGCCACTAGAAATCCAATGCGACCAGTGCGTGCTTCTATCTATGGAATCGCAACTTTTGTTTTGTTATTTGGTGCCTTATTAGTACCTATGTTAATCTTCGGAGAAGCAAAATCATTAGCTGCTGCATTTGGAGTTTTAATTCCTTTCGCCTTACCAAGCATTGGAGTACTGAGTTATTTAATAATTACTGAAGCAGATCACCGTAAATCGTGGGTGAAAAAAGTTGAAACAGCAGAAATGGAATGGGCAAAAGAATTTCAAAACTCAGGGAATGCTGCAGCCTTTGGTATCATAACAGCAGCTATCTGGGTTTTAGCAATTGGCGCTTTTGTTCTATTGCTTCTTCTAAAACTATGGATATACAGCTGGATACCTTTTGTCCTCGCATTTGCGCTAATGATGTTCGCTCTAGCATTTTATATGAAGAAAAAATAG